The Linepithema humile isolate Giens D197 chromosome 2, Lhum_UNIL_v1.0, whole genome shotgun sequence genome has a segment encoding these proteins:
- the smash gene encoding inner centromere protein isoform X2: MPASSQTAATERRNERTQTHEPPKLKTTLKTPPKQATNPLQFVKVGPCSLYRTAQEQLQKVQEVKKIKQEVRDDPEDWQSNLDNWKSSRRKRQEHIIERVVEVKKLELEEHDRQRRRNKTFSEMMEERGNRGRKMSISLAMYNDEDANDLSDLGIGTSSGKSSVSGDTHDDTHSVLSDRDSEIEKNHSDVDNVTDITTSIATTATTLTTTAITIATSSEAASTASTTTTTTTETTTPMSTVIATTSATPTTTTSPARKVFGGGFHGNHNHIQEYDSANTATTSSPEPEEYTYEGAIRGYVSRVSQNIPRRSVTGIDSKLDTVKSSLNGSKTNLNDDSDKSPLSVVKVDILKRREVFEKASQKNSDNKMNNRLSGDFTGTKSIKERLSSLERQKYETENGDKVANKSLNRLSGDMSSIRERLTHLEKQASERESKSSVHRKLSTEDMETVRPLRERLSTLEKYSSSDESSVPAATNETRSHNGELSARTIKDRLSALDTTRSKDATDKRGPAHVGKHPLCFRDPENRVDTSTPSERSSSPDSEYRVPRAVFHRSLDSLDADASSGPDTFERVQSLEELDYGRRYPASSSSAELLNDTDREDSGIHTADVSCSVSQADEPIDEEIVQHTSSSAIVERREVTVEERVKATSAVQEDTPAPSTTIEASNDTTATTTHSQFANREAAAVNKERIVIEKADQEEAAAVAAIRPAASAVEHEQHETTETTTSAGMPAITTTTTITTTTRKCVLDTDVHETPTTVVTSTVNHSLERPANLSLAKQEANLVDALNVPSPVSPISKQILPLTLSNDEEIIADQSFLLNPPTSVEPPKEKPPPPPVDISDDENPPPEPLKRLNSTRRIKKELRTRRSDFLGIEGVNDDDLEPELTLTKPPDMAAILAEERRIEQLHRRSYDTDSNYEQDSSHERDSGVELGHVEDWAKQPVSPDMSQHSRQSSEPFGASVTSSEEDEITKKEREIIEVLEKEEQWRYGDNREYNSDLGERLAHKLRELEEEKMQLEREAILRCNEDAFRKKDDNARKQEDASAHEQQQQQQQQQHETAKQREAQARTTEEEAKYVGDKRKDEAREIQSGQLRMQNEIEEKERRVADACRKEEMRIRSMESQIREQESKALVGAGLSNNEDEFPSGEVLRVERELLQLEQEELKRQRNNLAYREQKQLRLAEQLQEQWKSLQDVAQNSVKNTQQYKYHTPATVNYRSSMPNLQFQDMSRRRPPPPPVPLNKPRMPDQRQRDVTIRNSRIPSADSIPQQVDAAIRESASATNHAGQQMSRQTLQALSAVPRPRIVQGDQWVQRRKSDVPRGAHDVNYQHWIIQEAEQRRINERNQRSPARKSQPHVTGTSVLYNVPTRTDSKPLPDSIIQTLTQRVQNKTQEKPLSARRRPEQVHSQEHLSTMQPQQYTLQSQKTQHAPVANTNGNQEKMLSVSGKKKCSHCGEELGRGAAMIIESLRLFYHMECFKCCVCHVRLGDGLMGTDVRVRNHKLHCHNCYSSDDGVKFSCV; the protein is encoded by the exons ATGCCTGCTTCGTCGCAAACCGCCGCAACCGAGCGGCGAAACGAAAGGACG CAGACGCACGAACCACCGAAATTGAAAACGACTTTAAAAACGCCTCCTAAGCAAGCGACTAATCCTTTACAATTTGTCAAAGTTGGACCATGTTCGCTGTATCGAACTGCACAGGAGCAATTGCAAAAAGTTCAAGAAGTGAAAAAGATCAAACAGGAAGTACGCGATGACCCCGAAGATTGGCAATCG AATCTAGACAACTGGAAGAGTAGCCGGAGGAAGCGGCAGGAACATATAATCGAGCGAGTGGTAGAGGTAAAGAAACTCGAATTAGAGGAACATGACCGCCAGCGTCGTCGGAACAAAACTTTCTCGGAGATGATGGAGGAGCGTGGTAACAGAGGCCGTAAGATGAGCATCAGCTTAGCCATGTACAACGACGAGGATGCGAACGATCTTAGCGATCTCGGAATTGGTACTAGCAGTGGCAAGAGCTCCGTTAGCGGTGATACGCATGATGACACGCACAGTGTTTTG AGTGACAGAGATAGtgagattgaaaaaaatcattcgGACGTGGATAACGTCACCGATATCACTACATCTATAGCAACGACTGCCACAACGCTGACCACAACGGCAATAACAATCGCGACGTCATCGGAGGCAGCGTCTACCGCATCAacgacaacaacaacaacgacGGAAACAACTACGCCGATGTCAACTGTAATCGCAACGACGAGCGCAACaccaacgacgacgacgtcccCGGCGAGGAAAGTGTTTGGCGGTGGCTTTCACGGCAATCACAATCACATTCAAGAGTACGATTCCGCTAATACCGCGACGACAAGCTCTCCTGAGCCGGAGGAGTACACATACGAGGGCGCGATTCGCGGTTACGTATCGAGAGTGTCGCAAAACATACCGAGGAGATCTGTAACCGGGATCGACTCTAAACTAGACACGGTCAAGTCGTCGCTGAACGGTTCAAAGACGAACTTGAACGACGACAGTGATAAATCGCCGTTGTCGGTGGTGAAGGTGGACATACTGAAGAGGCGCGAGGTATTCGAGAAAGCGTCTCAGAAGAACAGCGACAATAAAATGAACAACAGGCTGTCCGGTGATTTCACCGGTACGAAATCGATCAAAGAAAGGCTGTCGAGTCTCGAGCGACAGAAATACGAAACGGAGAACGGCGACAAGGTTGCCAACAAGTCGCTGAACCGATTGTCCGGCGATATGAGCTCAATTCGGGAGAGGCTCACCCACTTGGAGAAGCAAGCTTCGGAGCGAGAGAGCAAGAGTTCCGTTCACCGTAAGCTCAGCACGGAGGATATGGAGACAGTGAGGCCTCTCAGAGAGCGACTGTCCACTCTGGAGAAGTACAGCAGCAGCGACGAGTCTTCGGTGCCGGCCGCAACGAACGAGACGCGCTCGCACAACGGCGAGCTCTCCGCCAGGACGATCAAAGATCGACTCAGTGCGCTGGATACCACCAGGAGCAAAGATGCGACGGACAAACGAGGACCTGCGCACGTCGGCAAACACCCGCTCTGCTTCCGAGACCCAGAGAACAGAGTCGATACGTCGACGCCTAGCGAGAGGAGTTCATCGCCTGATTCGGAATATCGTGTACCGCGGGCCGTCTTCCACAGGAGTTTAGATTCCTTGGACGCGGACGCGTCCAGCGGGCCGGACACCTTTGAACGCGTGCAAAGCCTCGAAGAGCTTGATTACGGACGACGGTATCCAGCCTCGTCGTCGTCCGCTGAGCTTTTGAACGACACAGATCGCGAGGATTCGGGTATCCACACCGCGGATGTGAGTTGCTCGGTTAGCCAAGCGGATGAGCCGATTGATGAGGAAATCGTGCAGCATACAAGCAGCAGCGCGATTGTCGAGCGACGAGAGGTCACTGTCGAGGAGAGAGTCAAAGCTACATCTGCTGTTCAAGAAGACACGCCGGCGCCGAGCACGACGATCGAAGCGTCGAATGACACCACGGCAACGACTACGCATTCACAGTTCGCCAATCGGGAGGCAGCAGCGGTGAACAAG GAACGGATCGTTATCGAGAAAGCAGACCAGGAGGAGGCAGCTGCTGTTGCTGCGATCCGCCCAGCGGCTTCGGCAGTCGAGCACGAGCAGCACGAAACGACGGAGACGACGACGAGCGCCGGGATGCCAGCCATCACCACCACCACTACCATCACTACTACCACGAGGAAGTGCGTCCTCGACACTGACGTTCATGAAACACCTACTACAGTTGTTACATCGACAGTCAATCATTCGCTGGAACGACCAGCAAATCTAAGCTTAGCAAAACAGGAAGCTAATTTGGTCGACGCGTTAAATGTCCCGAGTCCAGTCTCGCCGATTTCCAAACAA ATTCTACCATTGACTCTGTCCAATGACGAGGAAATAATCGCAGATCAATCTTTCCTACTAAATCCACCAACGAGTGTGGAACCACCGAAGGAGAAACCACCACCACCGCCAGTGGACATTAGTGATGACGAGAATCCTCCGCCAGAACCGCTTAAAAGATTGAACTCTACTCGCAgaataaagaaagaattgCGTACAAGACGTTCGGATTTCCTCGGTATTGAAGGG GTCAACGACGATGATCTCGAGCCTGAGCTAACGTTGACGAAACCACCCGATATGGCGGCGATCCTCGCTGAGGAGAGACGCATCGAGCAACTCCATCGTCGCTCTTACGACACTGACAGTAACTACGAGCAAGATTCGAGTCACGAGAGAGATTCCGGGGTCGAATTGGGCCACGTCGAAGATTGGGCGAAGCAACCCGTCAGCCCAGACATGTCACAGCACAGTAGACAGAGTAGCGAGCCCTTTGGTGCTAGTGTGACATCTTCCGAAGAAGATGAGATCAcgaagaaagagcgagagatcATCGAGGTTCTCGAGAAAGAGGAACAATGGCGATACGGAGATAATCGTGAATATAACAg TGACTTGGGGGAAAGATTGGCCCACAAATTACGTGAGCTCGAGGAAGAGAAGATGCAATTGGAGAGGGAAGCTATATTGCGCTGCAACGAGGACGCGTTTCGCAAGAAGGACGACAACGCACGCAAGCAGGAGGATGCTTCCGCGCAcgagcaacagcagcagcagcagcagcagcaacatgAAACAGCGAAACAGCGGGAGGCCCAGGCGCGAACGACAGAGGAGGAAGCGAAGTACGTCGGAGACAAGCGAAAGGACGAGGCGCGTGAGATACAGTCCGGACAACTGAGGATGCAAAACGAGATCGAAGAGAAGGAGCGGAGAGTCGCTGATGCGTGTCGCAAAGAGGAGATGCGCATTCGTTCGATGGAAAGTCAAATTCGCGAGCAAGAG AGCAAGGCATTGGTCGGTGCTGGGTTGAGCAACAACGAAGATGAATTCCCTTCCGGG GAAGTGTTGCGAGTGGAAAGGGAACTTTTACAATTGGAGCAAGAAGAATTAAAGAGACAGCGCAATAATTTGGCTTATCGCGAACAAAAACAACTTAGATTGGCCGAGCAACTACAGGAACAGTGGAAATCCTTGCAGGACGTTGCACAGAATTCCGTTAAAAACACACAACAATACAAATATCATACACCTGCCACAGTGAATTATAGATCTTCGATGCCGAACTTACAATTTCAAGACATGTCAAGAAGAAGACCACCTCCTCCACCCGTTCCACTCAATAAACCACGTATGCCGGATCAGAGACAGCGAGATGTTACTATCAG GAACAGCCGTATACCATCTGCGGACTCGATTCCTCAACAAGTAGACGCAGCAATTAGGGAAAGTGCGTCGGCGACGAATCACGCTGGCCAGCAAATGTCTAGGCAAACCTTACAAGCATTAAGCGCAGTACCACGACCACGAATCGTTCAAGGTGATCAATGGGTGCAGCGAAGGAAGAGCGACGTACCGAGAGGCGCACATGATGTAAACTATCAACATTGGATTATTCAG GAGGCGGAACAACGGAGGATTAATGAGAGAAACCAACGATCACCGGCGCGGAAATCTCAACCACATGTAACTGGCACCTCTGTGCTATATAATGTTCCAACTCGGACAGATAGCAAACCGCTACCTGATTCTATTATACAAACTCTAACCCAGAGGGTACAGAATAAAACGCAAGAGAAACCTCTCTCGGCAAGAAGAAG aCCGGAACAAGTTCACAGCCAAGAACACCTATCGACTATGCAACCACAACAATACACGCTGCAGTCTCAAAAGACACAACATGCACCAGTTGCAAA
- the smash gene encoding LIM domain only protein 7 isoform X4, with product MPASSQTAATERRNERTQTHEPPKLKTTLKTPPKQATNPLQFVKVGPCSLYRTAQEQLQKVQEVKKIKQEVRDDPEDWQSNLDNWKSSRRKRQEHIIERVVEVKKLELEEHDRQRRRNKTFSEMMEERGNRGRKMSISLAMYNDEDANDLSDLGIGTSSGKSSVSGDTHDDTHSVLSDRDSEIEKNHSDVDNVTDITTSIATTATTLTTTAITIATSSEAASTASTTTTTTTETTTPMSTVIATTSATPTTTTSPARKVFGGGFHGNHNHIQEYDSANTATTSSPEPEEYTYEGAIRGYVSRVSQNIPRRSVTGIDSKLDTVKSSLNGSKTNLNDDSDKSPLSVVKVDILKRREVFEKASQKNSDNKMNNRLSGDFTGTKSIKERLSSLERQKYETENGDKVANKSLNRLSGDMSSIRERLTHLEKQASERESKSSVHRKLSTEDMETVRPLRERLSTLEKYSSSDESSVPAATNETRSHNGELSARTIKDRLSALDTTRSKDATDKRGPAHVGKHPLCFRDPENRVDTSTPSERSSSPDSEYRVPRAVFHRSLDSLDADASSGPDTFERVQSLEELDYGRRYPASSSSAELLNDTDREDSGIHTADVSCSVSQADEPIDEEIVQHTSSSAIVERREVTVEERVKATSAVQEDTPAPSTTIEASNDTTATTTHSQFANREAAAVNKERIVIEKADQEEAAAVAAIRPAASAVEHEQHETTETTTSAGMPAITTTTTITTTTRKCVLDTDVHETPTTVVTSTVNHSLERPANLSLAKQEANLVDALNVPSPVSPISKQILPLTLSNDEEIIADQSFLLNPPTSVEPPKEKPPPPPVDISDDENPPPEPLKRLNSTRRIKKELRTRRSDFLGIEGQVNDDDLEPELTLTKPPDMAAILAEERRIEQLHRRSYDTDSNYEQDSSHERDSGVELGHVEDWAKQPVSPDMSQHSRQSSEPFGASVTSSEEDEITKKEREIIEVLEKEEQWRYGDNREYNSDLGERLAHKLRELEEEKMQLEREAILRCNEDAFRKKDDNARKQEDASAHEQQQQQQQQQHETAKQREAQARTTEEEAKYVGDKRKDEAREIQSGQLRMQNEIEEKERRVADACRKEEMRIRSMESQIREQEEVLRVERELLQLEQEELKRQRNNLAYREQKQLRLAEQLQEQWKSLQDVAQNSVKNTQQYKYHTPATVNYRSSMPNLQFQDMSRRRPPPPPVPLNKPRMPDQRQRDVTIRNSRIPSADSIPQQVDAAIRESASATNHAGQQMSRQTLQALSAVPRPRIVQGDQWVQRRKSDVPRGAHDVNYQHWIIQEAEQRRINERNQRSPARKSQPHVTGTSVLYNVPTRTDSKPLPDSIIQTLTQRVQNKTQEKPLSARRRPEQVHSQEHLSTMQPQQYTLQSQKTQHAPVANTNGNQEKMLSVSGKKKCSHCGEELGRGAAMIIESLRLFYHMECFKCCVCHVRLGDGLMGTDVRVRNHKLHCHNCYSSDDGVKFSCV from the exons ATGCCTGCTTCGTCGCAAACCGCCGCAACCGAGCGGCGAAACGAAAGGACG CAGACGCACGAACCACCGAAATTGAAAACGACTTTAAAAACGCCTCCTAAGCAAGCGACTAATCCTTTACAATTTGTCAAAGTTGGACCATGTTCGCTGTATCGAACTGCACAGGAGCAATTGCAAAAAGTTCAAGAAGTGAAAAAGATCAAACAGGAAGTACGCGATGACCCCGAAGATTGGCAATCG AATCTAGACAACTGGAAGAGTAGCCGGAGGAAGCGGCAGGAACATATAATCGAGCGAGTGGTAGAGGTAAAGAAACTCGAATTAGAGGAACATGACCGCCAGCGTCGTCGGAACAAAACTTTCTCGGAGATGATGGAGGAGCGTGGTAACAGAGGCCGTAAGATGAGCATCAGCTTAGCCATGTACAACGACGAGGATGCGAACGATCTTAGCGATCTCGGAATTGGTACTAGCAGTGGCAAGAGCTCCGTTAGCGGTGATACGCATGATGACACGCACAGTGTTTTG AGTGACAGAGATAGtgagattgaaaaaaatcattcgGACGTGGATAACGTCACCGATATCACTACATCTATAGCAACGACTGCCACAACGCTGACCACAACGGCAATAACAATCGCGACGTCATCGGAGGCAGCGTCTACCGCATCAacgacaacaacaacaacgacGGAAACAACTACGCCGATGTCAACTGTAATCGCAACGACGAGCGCAACaccaacgacgacgacgtcccCGGCGAGGAAAGTGTTTGGCGGTGGCTTTCACGGCAATCACAATCACATTCAAGAGTACGATTCCGCTAATACCGCGACGACAAGCTCTCCTGAGCCGGAGGAGTACACATACGAGGGCGCGATTCGCGGTTACGTATCGAGAGTGTCGCAAAACATACCGAGGAGATCTGTAACCGGGATCGACTCTAAACTAGACACGGTCAAGTCGTCGCTGAACGGTTCAAAGACGAACTTGAACGACGACAGTGATAAATCGCCGTTGTCGGTGGTGAAGGTGGACATACTGAAGAGGCGCGAGGTATTCGAGAAAGCGTCTCAGAAGAACAGCGACAATAAAATGAACAACAGGCTGTCCGGTGATTTCACCGGTACGAAATCGATCAAAGAAAGGCTGTCGAGTCTCGAGCGACAGAAATACGAAACGGAGAACGGCGACAAGGTTGCCAACAAGTCGCTGAACCGATTGTCCGGCGATATGAGCTCAATTCGGGAGAGGCTCACCCACTTGGAGAAGCAAGCTTCGGAGCGAGAGAGCAAGAGTTCCGTTCACCGTAAGCTCAGCACGGAGGATATGGAGACAGTGAGGCCTCTCAGAGAGCGACTGTCCACTCTGGAGAAGTACAGCAGCAGCGACGAGTCTTCGGTGCCGGCCGCAACGAACGAGACGCGCTCGCACAACGGCGAGCTCTCCGCCAGGACGATCAAAGATCGACTCAGTGCGCTGGATACCACCAGGAGCAAAGATGCGACGGACAAACGAGGACCTGCGCACGTCGGCAAACACCCGCTCTGCTTCCGAGACCCAGAGAACAGAGTCGATACGTCGACGCCTAGCGAGAGGAGTTCATCGCCTGATTCGGAATATCGTGTACCGCGGGCCGTCTTCCACAGGAGTTTAGATTCCTTGGACGCGGACGCGTCCAGCGGGCCGGACACCTTTGAACGCGTGCAAAGCCTCGAAGAGCTTGATTACGGACGACGGTATCCAGCCTCGTCGTCGTCCGCTGAGCTTTTGAACGACACAGATCGCGAGGATTCGGGTATCCACACCGCGGATGTGAGTTGCTCGGTTAGCCAAGCGGATGAGCCGATTGATGAGGAAATCGTGCAGCATACAAGCAGCAGCGCGATTGTCGAGCGACGAGAGGTCACTGTCGAGGAGAGAGTCAAAGCTACATCTGCTGTTCAAGAAGACACGCCGGCGCCGAGCACGACGATCGAAGCGTCGAATGACACCACGGCAACGACTACGCATTCACAGTTCGCCAATCGGGAGGCAGCAGCGGTGAACAAG GAACGGATCGTTATCGAGAAAGCAGACCAGGAGGAGGCAGCTGCTGTTGCTGCGATCCGCCCAGCGGCTTCGGCAGTCGAGCACGAGCAGCACGAAACGACGGAGACGACGACGAGCGCCGGGATGCCAGCCATCACCACCACCACTACCATCACTACTACCACGAGGAAGTGCGTCCTCGACACTGACGTTCATGAAACACCTACTACAGTTGTTACATCGACAGTCAATCATTCGCTGGAACGACCAGCAAATCTAAGCTTAGCAAAACAGGAAGCTAATTTGGTCGACGCGTTAAATGTCCCGAGTCCAGTCTCGCCGATTTCCAAACAA ATTCTACCATTGACTCTGTCCAATGACGAGGAAATAATCGCAGATCAATCTTTCCTACTAAATCCACCAACGAGTGTGGAACCACCGAAGGAGAAACCACCACCACCGCCAGTGGACATTAGTGATGACGAGAATCCTCCGCCAGAACCGCTTAAAAGATTGAACTCTACTCGCAgaataaagaaagaattgCGTACAAGACGTTCGGATTTCCTCGGTATTGAAGGG cAGGTCAACGACGATGATCTCGAGCCTGAGCTAACGTTGACGAAACCACCCGATATGGCGGCGATCCTCGCTGAGGAGAGACGCATCGAGCAACTCCATCGTCGCTCTTACGACACTGACAGTAACTACGAGCAAGATTCGAGTCACGAGAGAGATTCCGGGGTCGAATTGGGCCACGTCGAAGATTGGGCGAAGCAACCCGTCAGCCCAGACATGTCACAGCACAGTAGACAGAGTAGCGAGCCCTTTGGTGCTAGTGTGACATCTTCCGAAGAAGATGAGATCAcgaagaaagagcgagagatcATCGAGGTTCTCGAGAAAGAGGAACAATGGCGATACGGAGATAATCGTGAATATAACAg TGACTTGGGGGAAAGATTGGCCCACAAATTACGTGAGCTCGAGGAAGAGAAGATGCAATTGGAGAGGGAAGCTATATTGCGCTGCAACGAGGACGCGTTTCGCAAGAAGGACGACAACGCACGCAAGCAGGAGGATGCTTCCGCGCAcgagcaacagcagcagcagcagcagcagcaacatgAAACAGCGAAACAGCGGGAGGCCCAGGCGCGAACGACAGAGGAGGAAGCGAAGTACGTCGGAGACAAGCGAAAGGACGAGGCGCGTGAGATACAGTCCGGACAACTGAGGATGCAAAACGAGATCGAAGAGAAGGAGCGGAGAGTCGCTGATGCGTGTCGCAAAGAGGAGATGCGCATTCGTTCGATGGAAAGTCAAATTCGCGAGCAAGAG GAAGTGTTGCGAGTGGAAAGGGAACTTTTACAATTGGAGCAAGAAGAATTAAAGAGACAGCGCAATAATTTGGCTTATCGCGAACAAAAACAACTTAGATTGGCCGAGCAACTACAGGAACAGTGGAAATCCTTGCAGGACGTTGCACAGAATTCCGTTAAAAACACACAACAATACAAATATCATACACCTGCCACAGTGAATTATAGATCTTCGATGCCGAACTTACAATTTCAAGACATGTCAAGAAGAAGACCACCTCCTCCACCCGTTCCACTCAATAAACCACGTATGCCGGATCAGAGACAGCGAGATGTTACTATCAG GAACAGCCGTATACCATCTGCGGACTCGATTCCTCAACAAGTAGACGCAGCAATTAGGGAAAGTGCGTCGGCGACGAATCACGCTGGCCAGCAAATGTCTAGGCAAACCTTACAAGCATTAAGCGCAGTACCACGACCACGAATCGTTCAAGGTGATCAATGGGTGCAGCGAAGGAAGAGCGACGTACCGAGAGGCGCACATGATGTAAACTATCAACATTGGATTATTCAG GAGGCGGAACAACGGAGGATTAATGAGAGAAACCAACGATCACCGGCGCGGAAATCTCAACCACATGTAACTGGCACCTCTGTGCTATATAATGTTCCAACTCGGACAGATAGCAAACCGCTACCTGATTCTATTATACAAACTCTAACCCAGAGGGTACAGAATAAAACGCAAGAGAAACCTCTCTCGGCAAGAAGAAG aCCGGAACAAGTTCACAGCCAAGAACACCTATCGACTATGCAACCACAACAATACACGCTGCAGTCTCAAAAGACACAACATGCACCAGTTGCAAA